From the Synechococcus sp. HK01-R genome, one window contains:
- a CDS encoding DUF1997 domain-containing protein, with product MARQRPLMPLAFSASQHLNLTVNHRADALPAYLQEEDRVVKALLDPSQLSLLAPGRYQYTVTTLQVFQLQVKPVVCLEVTHQDNRLTMRALDANLEGLGLVDDFQLTLEAVLEARSSGLEGLATLGVEVSQPPLLRLIPRRVLESTGESILNGILLTIKGRVGRQLVSDFERWCESSEPA from the coding sequence ATGGCGCGTCAGCGTCCGCTCATGCCCCTGGCCTTCAGCGCCAGCCAGCACTTGAACCTCACGGTGAACCATCGGGCGGATGCGCTGCCGGCCTATCTGCAAGAAGAGGATCGGGTGGTGAAGGCCCTTCTGGATCCGAGCCAGCTCAGCCTGCTGGCCCCAGGCCGATACCAATACACCGTCACGACCCTGCAGGTGTTCCAACTGCAGGTGAAACCTGTGGTCTGCCTGGAGGTGACCCATCAGGACAATCGACTGACCATGCGCGCGCTTGACGCCAACCTTGAGGGGCTGGGGCTCGTGGATGACTTTCAGCTCACCCTCGAAGCGGTCCTCGAAGCGCGTAGCTCCGGCTTGGAGGGTTTAGCCACCCTGGGGGTAGAAGTGAGCCAGCCCCCGTTGCTTCGACTGATCCCCCGCAGGGTGCTCGAAAGCACCGGCGAATCGATCCTCAACGGCATCCTCTTGACCATCAAGGGCAGGGTCGGACGTCAACTGGTGAGCGATTTCGAGCGCTGGTGTGAGAGTTCAGAACCCGCCTGA
- a CDS encoding ribonuclease HII codes for MTDWVAGVDEVGRGCLFGPVFAAAVVLDEDAAHGLLAQGLTDSKALTPRRRARLVPLIETVAAAWGLGQASAREIDAIGIRGATEQAMLRALQRLPQQPALVLVDGVLPLRPWPHPQQTIVRGDSQCAAIAAASVLAKEARDALIRRLAQRFPGYGLDSHAGYGTARHRQALMAEGPTPLHRRSFLRTIPWPEEVVPASGGF; via the coding sequence ATGACTGACTGGGTCGCCGGTGTCGATGAAGTCGGGCGAGGCTGTCTCTTCGGCCCTGTGTTCGCCGCAGCTGTGGTGCTTGATGAAGACGCCGCTCATGGACTTCTTGCTCAGGGGTTGACCGACAGCAAGGCCTTGACCCCTCGGCGTCGAGCACGCTTGGTGCCTCTGATCGAAACGGTCGCTGCAGCCTGGGGACTCGGTCAGGCCTCAGCACGGGAGATTGATGCGATCGGAATCCGCGGCGCCACCGAGCAGGCCATGCTTCGGGCGCTGCAGCGGCTGCCCCAGCAGCCCGCTCTAGTGCTGGTGGATGGGGTGCTTCCCCTTCGGCCCTGGCCCCATCCACAGCAGACGATTGTGCGGGGGGATAGCCAATGCGCAGCGATTGCTGCGGCCAGCGTGCTGGCCAAGGAGGCCCGTGATGCGTTGATCCGCCGGCTCGCGCAACGGTTCCCTGGTTATGGGCTGGACTCCCATGCCGGTTACGGCACAGCACGGCACCGACAGGCACTCATGGCTGAAGGTCCGACGCCTTTGCATCGCCGGAGTTTTCTGCGCACTATCCCTTGGCCTGAGGAGGTTGTCCCTGCCTCAGGCGGGTTCTGA
- a CDS encoding Rne/Rng family ribonuclease, which yields MPQQIVIAEQLRIAAVLTDERVDELIVAQGRYQIGDVYLGTVENVLPGIDAAFVNIGESEKNGFIHVTDLGPLRLKKGAAGITELLEPRQRVLVQVMKEPTGTKGPRLTGNLALPGRYLVLQPSGQGVNISRRIGSEGERNRLRALGVLVKPPGAGLLIRTEAEGVSEELLIDDLESLLRQWEAIQRAAETATPPVLLNRDEDFIHRILRDHTGPDLSRVVVDDPAAVERVTGFLGEEGAAVQVDAHPEPAELLEHFKVNAAIRDALKPRVDLPSGGYVIIEPTEALTVIDVNSGSFTRSANARETVLWTNCEAAVEIARQLKLRNIGGVIIVDFIDMDSRRDQLQLLEYFTAAIRDDAARPQIAQLTELGLVELTRKRQGQNIYELFGRACPSCGGLGHVAVLPGKDLLQPLATATGLVRSAASARAEVAPPSESSGGRRRRGGRGRSAAAVISDDTDASLAVDADVSEAVAAPETAARRQDPELLAVPMTEQQEEVYGWLGLSPALLLEEPPESDNLLVRVVRPGEDADAVLEEARQQLAASSGRRRRRGSRGGSRGGGRSTAASDDNGSSDAVAETSTQADSAPLLVEITPLEITPFEPVAVVAAEPPAEAQAEPVPVAAGSDGSDDDQEPRRRRRRSSAASAD from the coding sequence ATGCCCCAACAAATTGTCATCGCCGAGCAGCTGCGGATCGCCGCAGTGCTCACCGATGAGCGCGTTGATGAACTGATCGTTGCGCAGGGTCGATATCAGATCGGTGATGTCTATCTCGGGACCGTGGAAAACGTGCTGCCTGGGATTGATGCAGCCTTCGTCAACATCGGTGAAAGCGAAAAGAACGGCTTCATTCATGTCACTGATCTCGGCCCCCTGCGCCTGAAGAAAGGGGCCGCCGGCATCACCGAACTGCTGGAGCCCCGTCAGCGTGTGCTCGTGCAGGTGATGAAGGAACCGACGGGCACCAAAGGGCCACGCCTCACTGGAAATCTGGCTCTTCCTGGTCGTTACCTGGTGCTCCAACCCAGCGGCCAGGGGGTGAACATCTCCCGCCGGATTGGTTCAGAGGGTGAGCGCAATCGCCTGCGTGCCTTGGGCGTTCTTGTCAAACCGCCTGGAGCTGGTCTGCTGATCCGCACCGAGGCGGAGGGGGTGAGCGAAGAGCTTTTGATCGATGACCTCGAATCGCTGCTTCGCCAGTGGGAGGCCATTCAACGGGCGGCAGAAACGGCCACTCCTCCGGTGCTTCTCAACCGTGATGAGGACTTTATTCACCGCATCCTGCGCGATCACACCGGTCCGGATCTCAGCCGGGTGGTGGTGGATGACCCCGCCGCGGTGGAACGGGTTACGGGTTTCCTCGGTGAGGAGGGTGCTGCCGTTCAGGTCGATGCCCATCCTGAGCCAGCTGAGCTGCTTGAGCATTTCAAGGTCAATGCCGCCATCCGCGATGCCCTCAAGCCCCGGGTGGATCTCCCTTCCGGGGGTTACGTGATCATCGAGCCCACTGAGGCGCTCACGGTCATCGATGTCAATTCGGGCTCCTTCACCCGATCGGCCAATGCTCGGGAGACCGTCCTGTGGACCAACTGTGAGGCGGCCGTCGAAATTGCCCGCCAGTTGAAGCTGCGCAACATCGGTGGGGTGATCATCGTCGACTTCATCGACATGGACTCCCGCCGCGATCAGCTGCAGTTGCTCGAATATTTCACTGCGGCCATTCGTGATGATGCGGCTCGTCCGCAGATTGCACAGCTCACTGAGCTTGGTCTGGTGGAACTCACCCGCAAGCGGCAGGGGCAAAACATCTACGAGTTGTTCGGCCGCGCCTGCCCAAGCTGTGGTGGTCTGGGGCATGTGGCCGTGCTGCCCGGTAAGGACCTGCTCCAGCCCCTAGCCACCGCGACCGGTTTGGTGCGATCGGCCGCTTCTGCCCGCGCTGAAGTGGCGCCTCCCTCTGAATCCAGTGGTGGCCGCCGCCGCCGAGGCGGCAGAGGGCGAAGTGCCGCCGCTGTGATCAGCGACGACACCGATGCCAGCCTGGCGGTGGATGCCGACGTGAGCGAAGCGGTGGCGGCTCCTGAGACGGCGGCCCGTCGTCAGGACCCTGAGCTGTTGGCTGTGCCGATGACCGAGCAGCAGGAGGAGGTCTATGGCTGGCTTGGCCTAAGTCCGGCTCTCCTGCTTGAGGAACCCCCGGAAAGCGACAACCTGCTGGTGCGGGTGGTGCGTCCTGGCGAAGACGCCGACGCAGTGCTGGAGGAAGCTCGTCAGCAACTGGCGGCTTCCAGTGGTCGTCGTCGCCGTCGCGGCAGTCGCGGGGGTAGTCGTGGCGGAGGCCGATCCACGGCTGCTTCAGACGACAACGGCAGCTCGGACGCAGTGGCCGAGACCTCAACCCAAGCCGATTCTGCGCCGCTGTTGGTTGAGATCACGCCCCTGGAGATCACCCCATTTGAGCCGGTGGCTGTGGTTGCGGCAGAGCCCCCCGCAGAGGCCCAGGCTGAGCCTGTGCCGGTGGCAGCCGGTTCCGATGGCTCCGACGATGATCAAGAACCACGCCGCCGCCGCCGCCGTTCCTCGGCCGCCAGCGCGGACTGA
- a CDS encoding TIGR03960 family B12-binding radical SAM protein, with translation MTVATPSPSAGSDHASEAWPPVPFESLVNEGINRPARYIGHELGVERRDWLAARVRWALTYPEIYEVGSSNLGHIILYSILNAVPGQLCDRAYLPAADLATRLRELKQPLFAVESRRPLPAFDILGFSLSYELGATNILEMLDLAGIPLRAADRGDWPLNAPEAMPLIFAGGPTATSNPEPYSPFFDFIALGDGEELLPEIGLVVAEAKDAGLTRSALLRDLAQVPGVYVPSLYAPATDGVTLEPIHPELPRRLLRRVATPMPHYAMGLVPHVETVHDRLTVEIRRGCTRGCRFCQPGMLTRPARDVEPEAVIEAVETGMKTTGYSDFSLLSLSCSDYLALPAVGVELRNRLADRNVTLQLPSQRVDRFDQNIAHILGGGRQAGLTFAPEAGTQRLRDIVNKGLTDDDLLNGIRTAMENGYRKVKLYFMIGLPGETDADVLGIADTCVMLQQRCRDLGRLNLNITISNFTPKPHTPFQWHSVSTAEFQRRQQLLRDAFRQLRGLKVNFTDVRLSAMEDFVGRSDRRLAPVIEAAWRAGAGMDAWFESLDRTYEAWTGAIAAAGLEGRYREMEVGSWSAVTALSRDDLEAFCRQPLPWDHIDTGIDKAWLAEDLQRALAAAVVPDCSFEGCSSCGVCGPDLGHNVVVPPPPVPTQQPSVPPPSARVCRLRFRFSKTGAMALLSHLDVVRMLERALRRSGLPVSYTGGFHPLPRLQLALALPLGVEAHGEWMDLEFLESVDPEAVLAAWQPTLPEGFRLLSAEEVPVSEPSLSQRLEAAEWRFWLKVVEGERPEPSHWQEAIAALMARTELLWHDTDKKGRPRVRDCRPCLQDLQLSQAHGDGVRLNLSAAIDPQGRSLKPAQIQSWLGDALGCSLQLQHVERVALRLQDVIKPVLN, from the coding sequence ATGACCGTTGCGACGCCATCACCCAGTGCCGGATCCGACCACGCGTCGGAGGCCTGGCCGCCGGTTCCTTTCGAGAGCCTGGTGAACGAAGGGATCAATCGCCCCGCTCGCTACATCGGTCATGAACTCGGTGTGGAGCGGCGTGACTGGTTGGCTGCCAGGGTGCGCTGGGCGCTCACGTATCCCGAGATCTATGAAGTGGGCTCGAGCAATCTCGGCCACATCATTCTCTATTCGATTCTCAACGCCGTTCCGGGGCAGCTCTGCGACCGTGCCTACTTGCCAGCCGCCGATCTGGCCACGCGTCTGCGTGAGCTGAAGCAGCCTTTGTTCGCTGTGGAGAGTCGACGACCTCTCCCCGCCTTCGACATCCTTGGCTTCAGCCTCAGCTATGAGCTCGGCGCCACCAACATCCTCGAGATGCTGGATCTTGCGGGCATTCCCCTCCGTGCCGCCGATCGGGGCGATTGGCCTCTGAATGCTCCCGAGGCGATGCCACTGATTTTTGCCGGTGGCCCCACCGCCACCAGTAATCCCGAGCCTTACAGCCCCTTTTTTGACTTCATCGCCCTGGGGGACGGGGAGGAGTTGCTACCTGAGATCGGTCTTGTGGTGGCGGAGGCCAAGGATGCCGGCCTGACTCGCTCAGCTCTGCTGAGGGACCTGGCTCAGGTTCCAGGGGTCTATGTGCCCTCGCTTTATGCCCCAGCGACCGACGGGGTCACCCTCGAACCCATCCACCCGGAGCTGCCCCGCAGGCTGTTGCGGCGGGTCGCTACCCCCATGCCCCACTACGCCATGGGCTTGGTGCCCCACGTGGAAACGGTCCACGACCGGCTGACCGTTGAGATCCGGCGCGGGTGCACCCGTGGGTGTCGCTTCTGTCAGCCCGGCATGCTGACGCGTCCAGCCCGTGATGTGGAACCGGAAGCGGTCATCGAGGCCGTGGAGACCGGCATGAAAACGACGGGCTACAGCGACTTCTCTCTGCTGTCGCTGAGTTGTAGTGATTATCTGGCGCTTCCGGCGGTTGGGGTCGAGTTGCGCAACCGACTGGCCGATCGGAACGTCACCCTGCAGCTCCCGAGCCAGCGGGTGGACCGTTTTGATCAGAACATTGCTCACATCCTGGGCGGCGGCCGTCAAGCCGGCTTGACCTTCGCGCCGGAAGCCGGCACCCAGCGCCTGCGCGACATCGTCAACAAGGGACTGACTGACGACGACCTGCTGAATGGCATCCGCACCGCCATGGAGAACGGCTATCGCAAGGTGAAGCTGTATTTCATGATCGGTCTGCCGGGTGAGACCGACGCCGATGTGCTCGGCATCGCCGACACCTGCGTGATGCTTCAGCAGCGCTGCCGCGATCTGGGCCGCCTGAATCTCAACATCACGATCAGCAATTTCACCCCGAAGCCGCACACGCCCTTCCAGTGGCACAGCGTTTCCACAGCTGAATTTCAGCGCCGCCAGCAGCTGTTGCGGGATGCCTTCCGGCAACTGCGGGGCCTGAAGGTGAACTTCACCGACGTGCGCCTGTCGGCGATGGAAGATTTCGTGGGTCGCAGTGACCGCCGCCTGGCGCCGGTGATTGAAGCCGCCTGGCGTGCCGGTGCCGGAATGGATGCCTGGTTTGAGTCGCTCGACCGCACCTACGAGGCCTGGACCGGGGCGATCGCGGCCGCGGGATTGGAGGGGCGCTACCGGGAGATGGAGGTGGGCAGTTGGAGTGCGGTCACGGCCCTCAGTCGCGATGACCTGGAGGCGTTCTGCCGCCAGCCGCTGCCCTGGGATCACATCGATACAGGGATTGATAAGGCCTGGCTTGCGGAGGACTTGCAGCGGGCTCTGGCGGCGGCGGTGGTTCCTGACTGCTCTTTCGAGGGCTGCAGCAGTTGCGGCGTCTGTGGTCCGGATCTGGGCCACAACGTGGTGGTCCCGCCACCGCCCGTGCCGACCCAGCAGCCCTCCGTGCCACCCCCCAGCGCCCGGGTCTGTCGCCTGCGTTTCCGCTTCAGCAAAACCGGCGCCATGGCGCTCCTGAGCCATCTCGATGTGGTGCGGATGCTGGAGCGGGCCCTGCGGCGCAGCGGTTTGCCGGTGAGTTACACCGGCGGCTTTCACCCCCTGCCACGACTGCAACTCGCCCTCGCGTTGCCCCTTGGCGTCGAGGCTCACGGCGAGTGGATGGACCTCGAATTTCTCGAATCCGTTGATCCAGAAGCGGTCCTGGCGGCCTGGCAGCCCACGCTTCCTGAGGGATTCCGGCTGCTTTCAGCCGAGGAGGTCCCCGTGTCCGAGCCCAGCCTGTCCCAGCGGCTGGAGGCCGCCGAGTGGCGGTTCTGGCTCAAGGTCGTGGAGGGTGAGAGACCAGAGCCATCGCATTGGCAAGAGGCCATTGCTGCCTTGATGGCACGCACGGAACTGCTTTGGCATGACACGGATAAAAAGGGCCGTCCTCGGGTGCGCGACTGCCGACCCTGCCTGCAGGATCTCCAGCTCAGCCAAGCCCATGGTGATGGCGTCAGGCTGAACCTTTCGGCAGCCATCGATCCCCAAGGCCGCAGTCTCAAGCCCGCGCAGATTCAGTCCTGGTTGGGGGATGCACTGGGCTGCTCTCTGCAGCTGCAGCATGTGGAACGCGTTGCACTTCGCCTGCAGGACGTGATCAAGCCAGTGCTAAATTGA